In the genome of Leucobacter luti, one region contains:
- a CDS encoding tetratricopeptide repeat protein — MPSESWQARVDAVWADSAASPEVVLARIEALVGELDDADPRGPFELGGAHDSAGHEELAVAHYERAIELGLAGTARAELTVQLASTLRVLGRYDEAIALLRASDPDPALGAAPEAFLALALHSAGRYDEALAVSLDALIPQLPRYQRSLRGYAAELRAAAESAPRAAQPGAV, encoded by the coding sequence ATGCCATCAGAAAGCTGGCAGGCACGAGTTGACGCAGTGTGGGCAGACAGCGCCGCAAGCCCTGAGGTCGTACTCGCACGCATCGAGGCGCTCGTCGGAGAGCTCGACGACGCGGATCCGCGTGGTCCCTTCGAACTCGGCGGCGCCCACGATTCCGCGGGCCACGAGGAACTCGCGGTCGCGCACTATGAGCGAGCGATTGAACTGGGGCTGGCCGGTACCGCACGCGCTGAACTCACCGTGCAGCTCGCCTCGACGCTCCGCGTGCTCGGTCGGTACGACGAGGCGATCGCGCTGCTGCGCGCGAGCGACCCGGATCCCGCGCTCGGAGCCGCGCCAGAGGCCTTCCTCGCGCTCGCGCTGCACTCAGCAGGACGGTACGACGAGGCTCTTGCGGTGTCACTCGATGCCCTGATCCCGCAGCTTCCCCGCTACCAACGGTCCCTGCGTGGATACGCTGCAGAACTCAGAGCTGCTGCGGAGAGCGCTCCTCGCGCTGCTCAGCCCGGCGCCGTTTGA
- a CDS encoding carbonic anhydrase — protein MSTTPRVTPQQAWDEFAAGNERFVNGASAHPNQNVERRSELVNQQTPDVALFGCSDSRLAAEIIFDCGLGDLFIARNMGHVVAESITASMEYAVTELGASLIVVLAHDSCGAVAAAIDQSSRTPSTTTSSVRHTLAPIQPAVQQLWLRNNTDTPYADAAKIDANAVGRIHLAATVNELLRTSRAISDAVDAGTLAVVGCQYRLTEGRAVPYTVVGPVEVDLAPLD, from the coding sequence ATGAGCACGACCCCCCGCGTCACCCCCCAGCAAGCTTGGGACGAGTTTGCGGCGGGCAACGAACGGTTTGTCAACGGCGCGTCTGCGCATCCGAACCAGAACGTTGAACGCCGGAGCGAGCTCGTCAACCAGCAGACCCCCGACGTCGCGCTGTTCGGCTGCTCTGATTCCCGACTCGCGGCCGAGATCATCTTCGACTGTGGCCTCGGCGACCTGTTCATCGCGCGCAATATGGGCCACGTCGTTGCGGAGTCGATCACCGCGTCGATGGAGTACGCCGTGACCGAGCTCGGAGCGTCGCTGATCGTCGTGCTCGCCCACGATTCCTGTGGCGCCGTCGCCGCCGCAATCGACCAGTCGAGCCGCACGCCATCGACCACGACCTCGTCGGTGCGCCACACACTCGCTCCGATCCAGCCGGCCGTGCAGCAGCTCTGGCTCCGCAACAACACGGACACCCCGTACGCAGACGCCGCAAAAATCGACGCGAACGCCGTCGGCCGGATCCACCTCGCCGCAACTGTCAACGAACTGCTGCGCACCTCGCGCGCAATCAGTGACGCCGTTGACGCAGGCACGCTCGCCGTGGTCGGCTGCCAGTACCGCCTGACCGAAGGCCGTGCCGTGCCGTATACCGTCGTTGGCCCCGTCGAGGTCGACCTCGCCCCCCTTGACTAA